The following proteins are encoded in a genomic region of Coffea eugenioides isolate CCC68of chromosome 6, Ceug_1.0, whole genome shotgun sequence:
- the LOC113775763 gene encoding uncharacterized protein LOC113775763 isoform X1: MLVFVSCKHWEHKIKTVSNCYTIQIQWQLKVMLRLKMAKGSLLAFGIALFCFCAAMKAEAEYLSYKDPKQPINTRIKDLLSRMTLEEKIGQMAQIDRSVASREIMKKYYIGSVLSGGGSVPAKQGSPETWVDMVNDFQKGSLSTRLGIPMIYGIDAVHGHNTVYKATVFPHNIGLGATRDPALVKKIGAATALEVRATGIQYAFAPCVAVCGDPRWGRCYESYSEDPKIVRAMTEIIPGLQGEIPSNGRLGVPYLAGQKNIAACAKHFVGDGGTTEGINGNNTVISRHGLLSIHMAGYYNAIIKGVSTVMISYSSWNGIKMHTNREMITGFLKNTLRFRGFVISDWQGIDSITSPPHANYTYSIVTGVNAGIDMIMIPLNYTEFIDGLTFLVKNNFVPMSRIDDAVKRILRVKFTMGIFEHPLADYSMTQYVGLQEHRDLAREAVRKSLVLLKNGESAAKPLLPLPKKAKRILVAGTHADNIGNQCGGWTIEWQGLSGNITKGTTILTGIRNAVDPTTEVVYSEKPDAEFVKSNKFSYAVVVVGEPPYAESYGDSLNLTIPEPGPSTITNVCGYVKCVVVLITGRPVVIQPYVNRIDALVAAWLPGTEGQGVADVLFGDYGFTGKLPHTWFKTVDQLPMNVGDRHYDPLYPFGYGLSTEAKKGN, from the exons ATGTTGGTGTTTGTGAGTTGTAAGCACTGGGAACATAAGATCAAAACGGTTTCCAATTGCTACACAATACAAATCCAATGGCAGCTCAAG GTAATGCTGAGGCTCAAGATGGCAAAGGGTTCCTTACTGGCTTTTGGGATCGCATTGTTCTGCTTCTGTGCAGCCATGAAAGCAGAAGCAGAGTACTTGTCTTATAAGGATCCCAAACAGCCCATAAATACTAGAATTAAGGATTTATTGAGCAGGATGACCTTAGAGGAGAAAATTGGCCAAATGGCACAGATAGATCGTAGTGTTGCATCCAGAGAGATCATGAAAAAGTACTACATTG GGAGTGTACTGAGTGGCGGAGGGAGTGTTCCAGCTAAGCAGGGTTCGCCGGAGACATGGGTGGACATGGTAAACGATTTCCAAAAGGGTTCATTGTCTACGCGTCTTGGGATACCAATGATTTATGGGATTGACGCTGTTCACGGCCACAACACTGTCTACAAGGCTACCGTTTTTCCTCATAATATTGGTCTTGGAGCCACTAG GGACCCTGCACTGGTGAAGAAGATTGGAGCTGCAACTGCCCTTGAAGTGAGGGCTACAGGCATTCAATATGCTTTTGCACCTTGCGTTGCG GTCTGCGGAGATCCCAGATGGGGCCGGTGTTATGAAAGCTATAGTGAAGATCCCAAAATTGTGAGAGCAATGACTGAGATTATCCCGGGATTACAAGGAGAAATCCCTTCCAATGGCCGCTTAGGGGTTCCTTATCTTGCTGGCCA aaaGAACATTGCTGCATGTGCTAAGCACTTTGTTGGTGATGGAGGAACGACTGAAGGCATCAATGGGAATAATACAGTGATCAGCAGGCATGGTTTGCTTAGCATCCATATGGCCGGCTATTATAATGCAATTATCAAGGGTGTATCAACTGTCATGATCTCCTATTCAAGCTGGAATGGAATAAAGATGCATACTAATCGTGAAATGATCACTGGTTTTCTTAAGAACACGCTGAGATTTCGG GGATTTGTCATCTCAGATTGGCAAGGCATTGACAGTATTACCTCTCCTCCTCATGCAAATTACACATACTCAATTGTCACTGGTGTCAACGCCGGAATTGACATG ATCATGATTCCATTAAACTATACAGAATTCATTGATGGTCTAACCTTCCTGGTTAAGAACAATTTTGTTCCAATGAGCCGAATTGATGATGCAGTGAAGAGGATTTTGAGGGTGAAGTTCACGATGGGCATCTTTGAGCACCCATTGGCCGACTATAGCATGACCCAATACGTTGGTTTGCAG GAGCACAGAGACCTGGCAAGAGAAGCAGTGAGGAAATCTCTTGTGCTGTTGAAGAATGGCGAATCCGCAGCCAAGCCATTGCTACCCCTCCCCAAGAAAGCGAAACGCATTCTAGTTGCAGGAACCCACGCTGATAATATTGGTAACCAATGTGGTGGGTGGACAATTGAGTGGCAAGGCCTCAGCGGCAACATCACAAAAG GTACCACAATCCTGACTGGTATAAGAAATGCAGTTGATCCAACAACAGAAGTTGTGTACAGCGAAAAACCTGATGCAGAATTCGTCAAGTCCAACAAGTTCTCCTATGCGGTTGTTGTGGTGGGAGAGCCACCATATGCTGAATCATACGGGGACAGCTTAAACTTGACAATTCCTGAACCAGGCCCTAGCACCATTACTAACGTTTGTGGGTATGTGAAATGCGTTGTAGTTCTGATCACCGGCCGGCCTGTCGTTATTCAGCCATACGTGAATCGAATTGATGCACTTGTAGCTGCTTGGCTTCCGGGAACTGAAGGCCAAGGGGTTGCTGATGTTTTGTTTGGTGACTATGGTTTCACGGGCAAGCTTCCTCATACATGGTTCAAGACGGTTGATCAACTGCCCATGAATGTCGGGGACAGACATTATGACCCGTTGTACCCATTTGGATATGGCCTGAGCACAGAAGCTAAGAAGGGCAATTGA
- the LOC113775763 gene encoding uncharacterized protein LOC113775763 isoform X2 yields MLRLKMAKGSLLAFGIALFCFCAAMKAEAEYLSYKDPKQPINTRIKDLLSRMTLEEKIGQMAQIDRSVASREIMKKYYIGSVLSGGGSVPAKQGSPETWVDMVNDFQKGSLSTRLGIPMIYGIDAVHGHNTVYKATVFPHNIGLGATRDPALVKKIGAATALEVRATGIQYAFAPCVAVCGDPRWGRCYESYSEDPKIVRAMTEIIPGLQGEIPSNGRLGVPYLAGQKNIAACAKHFVGDGGTTEGINGNNTVISRHGLLSIHMAGYYNAIIKGVSTVMISYSSWNGIKMHTNREMITGFLKNTLRFRGFVISDWQGIDSITSPPHANYTYSIVTGVNAGIDMIMIPLNYTEFIDGLTFLVKNNFVPMSRIDDAVKRILRVKFTMGIFEHPLADYSMTQYVGLQEHRDLAREAVRKSLVLLKNGESAAKPLLPLPKKAKRILVAGTHADNIGNQCGGWTIEWQGLSGNITKGTTILTGIRNAVDPTTEVVYSEKPDAEFVKSNKFSYAVVVVGEPPYAESYGDSLNLTIPEPGPSTITNVCGYVKCVVVLITGRPVVIQPYVNRIDALVAAWLPGTEGQGVADVLFGDYGFTGKLPHTWFKTVDQLPMNVGDRHYDPLYPFGYGLSTEAKKGN; encoded by the exons ATGCTGAGGCTCAAGATGGCAAAGGGTTCCTTACTGGCTTTTGGGATCGCATTGTTCTGCTTCTGTGCAGCCATGAAAGCAGAAGCAGAGTACTTGTCTTATAAGGATCCCAAACAGCCCATAAATACTAGAATTAAGGATTTATTGAGCAGGATGACCTTAGAGGAGAAAATTGGCCAAATGGCACAGATAGATCGTAGTGTTGCATCCAGAGAGATCATGAAAAAGTACTACATTG GGAGTGTACTGAGTGGCGGAGGGAGTGTTCCAGCTAAGCAGGGTTCGCCGGAGACATGGGTGGACATGGTAAACGATTTCCAAAAGGGTTCATTGTCTACGCGTCTTGGGATACCAATGATTTATGGGATTGACGCTGTTCACGGCCACAACACTGTCTACAAGGCTACCGTTTTTCCTCATAATATTGGTCTTGGAGCCACTAG GGACCCTGCACTGGTGAAGAAGATTGGAGCTGCAACTGCCCTTGAAGTGAGGGCTACAGGCATTCAATATGCTTTTGCACCTTGCGTTGCG GTCTGCGGAGATCCCAGATGGGGCCGGTGTTATGAAAGCTATAGTGAAGATCCCAAAATTGTGAGAGCAATGACTGAGATTATCCCGGGATTACAAGGAGAAATCCCTTCCAATGGCCGCTTAGGGGTTCCTTATCTTGCTGGCCA aaaGAACATTGCTGCATGTGCTAAGCACTTTGTTGGTGATGGAGGAACGACTGAAGGCATCAATGGGAATAATACAGTGATCAGCAGGCATGGTTTGCTTAGCATCCATATGGCCGGCTATTATAATGCAATTATCAAGGGTGTATCAACTGTCATGATCTCCTATTCAAGCTGGAATGGAATAAAGATGCATACTAATCGTGAAATGATCACTGGTTTTCTTAAGAACACGCTGAGATTTCGG GGATTTGTCATCTCAGATTGGCAAGGCATTGACAGTATTACCTCTCCTCCTCATGCAAATTACACATACTCAATTGTCACTGGTGTCAACGCCGGAATTGACATG ATCATGATTCCATTAAACTATACAGAATTCATTGATGGTCTAACCTTCCTGGTTAAGAACAATTTTGTTCCAATGAGCCGAATTGATGATGCAGTGAAGAGGATTTTGAGGGTGAAGTTCACGATGGGCATCTTTGAGCACCCATTGGCCGACTATAGCATGACCCAATACGTTGGTTTGCAG GAGCACAGAGACCTGGCAAGAGAAGCAGTGAGGAAATCTCTTGTGCTGTTGAAGAATGGCGAATCCGCAGCCAAGCCATTGCTACCCCTCCCCAAGAAAGCGAAACGCATTCTAGTTGCAGGAACCCACGCTGATAATATTGGTAACCAATGTGGTGGGTGGACAATTGAGTGGCAAGGCCTCAGCGGCAACATCACAAAAG GTACCACAATCCTGACTGGTATAAGAAATGCAGTTGATCCAACAACAGAAGTTGTGTACAGCGAAAAACCTGATGCAGAATTCGTCAAGTCCAACAAGTTCTCCTATGCGGTTGTTGTGGTGGGAGAGCCACCATATGCTGAATCATACGGGGACAGCTTAAACTTGACAATTCCTGAACCAGGCCCTAGCACCATTACTAACGTTTGTGGGTATGTGAAATGCGTTGTAGTTCTGATCACCGGCCGGCCTGTCGTTATTCAGCCATACGTGAATCGAATTGATGCACTTGTAGCTGCTTGGCTTCCGGGAACTGAAGGCCAAGGGGTTGCTGATGTTTTGTTTGGTGACTATGGTTTCACGGGCAAGCTTCCTCATACATGGTTCAAGACGGTTGATCAACTGCCCATGAATGTCGGGGACAGACATTATGACCCGTTGTACCCATTTGGATATGGCCTGAGCACAGAAGCTAAGAAGGGCAATTGA